The Deltaproteobacteria bacterium genome includes the window GGGGCGGGCTCGGCGCCACCTACGCGGCGTCGTGCGTCGCCGTCGTCCTCCTCTATCCGCTCTGCGCGTGGTACCGGGGCTACAAGCAGGCGCGACCGGACGGCTGGCCGCGATACGTCTGAGAGCCCCTCAGGGCGGCTCGTTCGCCTCGAGGACGCGCAGGAGGTTGCCGCCCAGGATCTTCTCGACGTCCGCCGGCGCGTAGCCGCGCTTCGCGAGCGCGGCCGTGATGGCGGGAAGCTTGGAGACGTCCTCCAGGCCGGCGGGCGTCGCCGGGACGCCGTCGAAGTCGCTGCCGAGACAGACGTGGTCGACGCCGGCCACCCGCGCCATGTGGTCGATGTGATCGATGAGCTTCGCGAGCGGCACGGGCGGCAGGTGCGCCACCTCCTCGCGCACCGTCCGCCAGAGCTCCTTCGGCCCGAGCCCGCGCGCTCGCGTGCGCGCCCAGATCGCCTGCTCGGCCTTGAAGAAGTCCTCGTCCAGGAAGCCGGAGCCGTAGTTCACGCACACCGCCCCGCCGTTGCGCGCCACCGCCTTCAGCATCGCGTCGGTCATGTTGCGCGGCACGTTGGCCAGCGCCCGGGAGGACGAGTGGGAGGCGAGGATCGGCTTTCGCGCGTAGCGGACGGCGTCCCAGAAGAGCGGGTCGGAGACGTGCGAGACGTCGACCATCATGCCGAGGCGATGCATCTCGTCGATGATCTCGCGGCCAGCGTCGGTGAGGCCCTGCCCGTCGCTGTCGTCGCCGGACGAGCCGCCGAGCGGGCTCGCGATCGACCAGGTGAGGGTCATGTAGCGCGCCCCGCGCTCGTAGAAGGTGCGCAGATGCTGGAGGAGCGCCGGGCGGTCGCCCGGCAGCAGCGCGTGGCCGCCTTCGACCCCGAAGAGGGCGGAGATGACGCCGCGCCTGGCGTTCCGCCGGACGTCGGCGGCCGTCCTCGCCCAGGCGATCGTCTTGGCATTCGCCCCGATCATCGCGTGGACCGCGTCGAACTGTCTCAGCGCTTCCGCGTAGAAGGCGTCCGGCTTCGCCTGCCACGGCCCGACGAAGATCGAGAAGAACTGCGCGTCGAGACCTCCGGCCTTCATCTTCGGGAGGTCGACGTGCATGTCCGGCTGCTTGTGGCTGAAGTCGATGCCGTCGTAGGTGATGCGCTGCGTGCAGTCCGAGTGCGCGTCGATCACGATGGCGCGGTCGTGCAGCTTGCGGTCCGAGACGGCGAGCAGGGACAGGAGAAGCCACGCAGGCGCGCCCATCCCCACCATGGTGACAAAGGTGTCGAGGCCATGCTAGCGCGGGCCAGGAAAGGAGCCATCTCATGCTGAAGCTGCACTACCATCCCCTGTCCACCTATTCGCGCCGCGTCCGCATCGCGCTCATCGAGAAGGGGCTCGCGGCCGACCTCATCGAGCTCGACATGGCAAAGGGGGCGCATCGCGAGCCCGCCTACCTGGCGCTCAACCCGTACGGGCGCGTGCCGACGCTCGAGGAGGACGGCTTCGTCCTCTACGAGTCGACGGCCATCCTCGAGTACCTCGAGGCGACCCATCCGAGCCCGCCGCTGGTGCCGGCCGACGCCCGGGGACGCGCGCTCGTCGCCATGCACGTGAAGCTCTGCGACATCCAGCTGGCCCGGCAGACCGGCATCATCATCTTCCCGAAGCGGTTCCTGCCGAAGGAGCGCTGGGACGCGGCGGCGATGGCGCAGGCGAAGAAGGAGATCGAGAAGCACCTCGGCATCCT containing:
- a CDS encoding membrane dipeptidase, with the translated sequence MVGMGAPAWLLLSLLAVSDRKLHDRAIVIDAHSDCTQRITYDGIDFSHKQPDMHVDLPKMKAGGLDAQFFSIFVGPWQAKPDAFYAEALRQFDAVHAMIGANAKTIAWARTAADVRRNARRGVISALFGVEGGHALLPGDRPALLQHLRTFYERGARYMTLTWSIASPLGGSSGDDSDGQGLTDAGREIIDEMHRLGMMVDVSHVSDPLFWDAVRYARKPILASHSSSRALANVPRNMTDAMLKAVARNGGAVCVNYGSGFLDEDFFKAEQAIWARTRARGLGPKELWRTVREEVAHLPPVPLAKLIDHIDHMARVAGVDHVCLGSDFDGVPATPAGLEDVSKLPAITAALAKRGYAPADVEKILGGNLLRVLEANEPP
- a CDS encoding glutathione S-transferase family protein → MLKLHYHPLSTYSRRVRIALIEKGLAADLIELDMAKGAHREPAYLALNPYGRVPTLEEDGFVLYESTAILEYLEATHPSPPLVPADARGRALVAMHVKLCDIQLARQTGIIIFPKRFLPKERWDAAAMAQAKKEIEKHLGILETQLRGKDYLVGDRYSLVEVCYTPFVEFLPLMEVTPPPAVARWVARML